In Carettochelys insculpta isolate YL-2023 chromosome 3, ASM3395843v1, whole genome shotgun sequence, the genomic stretch aaaaccagatcagctagagcagcatgcaaaagactgaacaggctgatgtgctctcgtatgacacgcgtatgacaactttgaagagcagcgacgcgtacgcctcgTTGATGCTTATgaggggaagaaagcagcagcagcagccacaccaacagagccaggacaattcccttgcccccattgTGAACGCcaatgccattcaaagcttggactcctcagccacatgcgagtccataACTGATGAGcgtgtgcaagctcaagacgtcatcgtcagacacaatggactacctacatGCCAGCAACCTGGTTCCACTTtagtttaggtggagcccatccttcctgtgcaGACTCCTCCTTTCCCAAAAGGTTCCTCTGTTCATAATGAACCTAAATCCCTCCTCTGAAtgccattgtctcatccacgctTTGAGACCCTACAGTTTTGTCAAagtggccctgcatgtggaactggaagtATATCAGGGAATACTACCATGGAGGTTTTGGACTTCAGTTTCTTTCCTAGTAGGTTAAATTTGTACTTCAGGACCTCTCTCCTACCTTTCCTTATGTCagtggtacctacatgtaccatgaccaccagctcacccccagcaccacacacaACTATTTAGCGGTCTCTAAAGATCCTCAACATTTGCACCTGGCAGGCATTTCATCATACAGTTTTTCTGGGCAAGACAAACCTCTCTGTGCTTCTCATAATTTAATTCCCAATGACTATTACTTGTCTCTTCCTCATAACTGGAGTTCTTTCTCCCCTGAATGGGTATCCTCGGTTTAAGAGGATACCatgacatcatctggaaggagagtCCCAACTATGGGATTGTTTCTttctgctccagctgtgtgttgtCCTCCCTCAAAATTTTCATCCTCCTCAGCAGAGAGGCTGTCAGATTAGAGGTGGGAATGCTCTCCTGGGTCCCTGAAAGTCTCAGCCGTGTATCTCCCTGTTTTCCGCAGTTCCCCTGGTTCAGCCACACTAGTCTTAAGCACCTGTACGCAgtctctgagagccaggaactgCTTGCTCTGAATGCACAGATATGTCACCAGTTCATAAGGCATGGGATTGTAGATGCTTCATTCAGGGCAGTATATTGTATAGCTCCCACTCTGGTGCTGAACTACTGCCTGCATTATTTTGACTCTGGCAGGATTAGgagtttttatttttgcttttttaggggggtgggaggggaggaggatgctgTAGGGCTGTATCTGGCTTTTATGCTTCTCTGAATTCCTGTGTTTGCTGCTTCTGTGCACTAGCTTCTCTGTTTGCGTAGGAGCTGCTTTTTTAAATCCCTATTCTCCCTGAGTTCATCCCACGTCCTCCTGAAGGGATTAAGAATCAAAGAACAGATACCTTTGACATTGGCAAAGTTACAGATACTAAAGTGagggctgcctttttttttttttttttttaaaagaccacAGTCAGTACTTATCCACTAACTTTATTTTTTCAGCAGCTCAAGGTCGAAAGGCAACAGGATTTCAGGAGTCCAAGACAGCTTGTTTAAATTACATTCAGGATGCCCTGCTAGAGAACCAGTGGCAGAGGGCTGCAGAATTCATGACTGCCTATTTGGAGACACTGGAGAGTACCTCTGTTGAAACCCAGATGGCTGCCTCAGAggtaaacaggaagaaaaaatcaGTACTTTCtccctcagctgatgtaaataatTTAAATAGGCATCTCAGGTAATCCAGGACCTATACTTATgcattgtttatttaaaaaatgagccCCCTAAAAGTCATAAAAGTCTAATTTATCAGAGATGTTTTCACATATCACCTTTTATATATTTGCACAACAGATAAGAATGTGGCACAAATATTAATAAATGTCACAAATTACATCAGTAATATGTTCCACTTAAAATACAGGTTGTCATAATATCACTCCAAAACAGAAAACTTGTAAGTACATTTGCTACTGTTTTCCCAGCGTGTTGGTATCCGTTTGAAAACTGCATCTTATTTTAGTTCTCCACGATCTTTCTCCAGTACTGCATGAACCTTTTTGTTAGTCCCTTCCTTGCATCCTTTATGCTTTTCAACAGATGAAAAAGGTAGTAAACTGCATTTATGAaccgccatttttaaaaaataaattcagtgCAGAGCAACTGGATACTGCCATTTTGTTGGAATTGCTGATCTCTGTAGACAAATATTAATCACAAAGATGttttgggcaggaggaggtggttcAGGTGGATGAGTGTATTTCAGTTTGCTATTTTACCTAATTATCCTTCTTTGTATTATGGTACCATAAGCTACCTGTAATGTTCGTTTTAGTGTGATAACATAAAAGTAAAATTTGCTTGAGTTATTGTCCATGCATGGGAGATACCTTTTGGGCTTTCATATGCAGTTTTGTTGCATTTAAGTATGGGACTTTGATGAGCAGTTGTGAAGTTTCCTTTGCAATTaagctttatttttcacttattctACATGCATGTATATTTTACTGTATCATCAAATGATAAACAATAAGTCCGTTTTCAAATTAAACCATATGTATTATAGTTAAATACAGCTGTCATAGCATAGTGATGAAAGACTGTGCACAAAAGCTTAGAATAGCATTAGAGCTTTCTCACTTCAGAAATTCTTTTTGAATTTTTTCCCTCTATGGCAGGTGATTTGGAGAATAGGAACTGAAATTTTGTGCCATCATTCCAAGAGCAGCATTGAAGAGTTCAACTACTTTGCTGAGAGGATAAAAAATCTAGGAGTCAAAAAGTATTTAAAGGTGAGGCCAGCCTTCAAGAGACACTTCTGACTTAAAtcacacatttttctttaaattttaacTACTGGTGTTAAAAGAAACTTTTAAGAAACTGTTAAGAATATTCTCTCTGATAGAGGCAATATCACTGATGGTTTAGAATTAAGAGACCACATCTTTTTAGATTTGTGTAACAGCATCATTATTTTTCCACCCCATTCCTGTGCAGCTTAATACCTTGTTTGGTCTTTTGATTGCATTTGTACCTTCAGCTGAAGTCTTCCTTGAGATGTCCACAATTACGCACAGGTCCTTTCCATAGTTTGATCAATTTACAATCATGTAATGTATACAGATagcatttattttttccctttcagtGTGTATTACTTTGCAGTTATCAACGTTGAGCTTCTGTTACCATCTTGCTGCCTGTTCTCCTGGCTTGGTTGGATCTTCTTGTAGCTTCTCATAGTTCGCTGTTGATTCTGGTTAATCTAAATAACTTTGTCATATACAAATTTTGCTGCCTAACTGCTTACCCTCTTTCTAGATTCATAATGGATATACAAAATACTAGACTTAGTGAAAAACCTTGAGGTACTCTTCTGTAAATCTTTTGGCATGATGAATTTTTTCCATTTACTCCTACTCTTCTTTTTGTCTCCTAGCCAGTTTTTGATTTGTTACAATGTTGTTATTTATTCTTTGTATTCCCATAGCATAGAGGAGCTCTAGTCATGGAACTTTTGTGTTCAGTGCAGTACAAAGAAAGAACTAAAAAGAGACTTCCTGTTCCCAAGGGTTCATTCTGACTCCCATTTCATGTCTGATTAGTTTCTTGCTAATCTTTTGTGAGGGACCTTTTCaagggctttttcaaagtctaacTAAACTGCCCTCTGGTTCTCTTCTACTTTATCAACCTGTGAAAACAATTGTAATAGATTGAGACATGACTTCCCCTTGTTGAATCTGTGATGGTTAGGGCCGCTTCATTTTGTGATCTCACAGATGTTTACTTTTATTTTGATTATCAATTTAAACCAGTTTGCCAGTTACAGATGGAAGGTTTACTGGTACAATTTACCATATcaccacctttttctttttttaaaaaaattatgtattttttaaattacaacacTTGCAAGCTCTTgaatgtttgcatttttattttgtttaaaaatttcaAGGAGTTTATCACAGTTTACTAtagaaattaaaaagcaaatgaaaataagTGTGAAAATTAACTTCGGTTTTCTGGGTAAGTATCAGGGTTAATATTGGGATGGaagggcaaaaaaaaagcaatcaataGCAAAACATCAGGTATTTTAAGTAAAACCAGTTTAATGCTCTGGCTCATTTTGTGACCTTTATATTACCAATACATGACTACATTCATGCCTGTGTCTGTATCTTCCCAGCATTATCTTACTGTAACAGATAGCTTCTCATGTAAACTTAGACATATTTATTATTAGCAAAAACTCATTGACCTACTGCATTATATTGGATTTTCTTAATATAATTTTAATGTATACGAGTGATCCCAAATTCAGGTGAAAATCTGTTCTGTAAAAGAATAGTAGCATTTATAAACCCTGGGAAATGTTTGGTAAAAACTGAACTTGAATGGTCTTATACTTGCTATGTTCTAGTTCCAGGCACTAGTTCCAGTGGCTGCTTTTAGCGAGGGACTGCATATTTTTGCTGGCAGCTCAGCCACTTCATAAACTCCTTCAGATGTGTTGGCGTCACCATCTCACTTGGTGACTTATTGCTTTATAAATTTTGTACCAGCACTACTACTACTTTCGACATCTCCAAAAAATCTATGCAAAACAACTTCTAATTAGAGCACTCCAATCATAGTTCTAATTAAACTGTATTTAGACTATGTTGTGTTGATGACACTAATTGGGCTCTTTTTTTGCAGGCATATGGTAGGAGGTAAAATTGCAGTGTGCTGGCAGGACAGTGTGATCTGTATGATATAAAATTCAGTATTGTAAATTTTTGTAGGTCTGTTTGGAGCATGCCTTTCATCTCCTGTGTAATGGACTAATAGATGATGCCTACCAGAACCTGTCCATGGCAGAAGGCTGGAGGTATGGCGAACAAACAGCCAATCAGGATAAAGAATTGAAACTCATTCAGGCTTACAAGGGGATGCTAGACTACTACAAGTGGTCTGAAAAGAGAAATGCCATGTTAGAGCTTGGTGAGTACAAGTGTTGCCTTCTTTAGTTGAGAGGAGCTGTTCTACTCACTCAGTCACATAAGTCAGCATGGTGTGCAGATAACTCTTGAAGGAAGAAACATTATTGTTGAAAGCTGCATTCAGTCTGATCTCTTGCAGCAcagagaaattttaaaatttgcatGTGTGctttttattaagaaagaaaaagcaagatGTAAGGTGTCCTCCAAAAGAAGTATTTTTAATGAAGGATAAGATCCTGCCTACCTTTTTAGTCAGAAAAATCTGAATGTCTGAGTGGAATTTTCTATCTTCTTCATGATGAGCTTCAGCTGATTGCGGCCAGGTTTATAGTGCCATTGCCTTGGTTTTCCAAGAAAACACATTCATGTACCACCATGGGAGTGGAAATCAGCTGGGACATAGGTATTAACCGTCATCACAATTAAATGAAGAAGAGGGGAGGCTAGCTCTTGTTCTCAGTGGTAGGCCCTTCACACTACAATTCCCTCCTTATGTTTTTCATGCCAGATAGTTGTGGGAGGAGGTGGAACATCACAATGGAATATTGTTTGGCATTTGTTTAAAAACTCATTTGTTGTGTCTGTGTGCTTTGAAACTTAGGCAAGAAGGTACATTTATAATAAGCCAAGTTAAAATAAAGGTACATGAAAATCTCAGCTCAGGACCCTCATCATTTAAAAAAGGTTGTTTGAGCTCTTACTACTTCCGACAGTCAGCAAACAAGAGTTTTATCTGAATGAAAATTATAAGTATTACCTATAAAATACTTTCTGTATAAATAAAACAATACCATTTATTTTAGATATTTACCACTAGTCATTGAAAATCACCTATTTAAGCTCTGACTGCACTTGAAATTATTCTAAAACTTTAATGCTAAAGTGATCTGCCATGTTATCTGAACTCAGAGTAACTGACAACAGCATAAATGGGGGTTTAAGATTTTGTGTTCCGAAGGAAGAATGTTTAATCAAAGGAGTTCCATCAAAGAACATTTGTTTATAGGTagtcttttttttcctgcatatcAACTTCACATTTAAGTGTAAATTCTTTAGTTTGTTACCTTTATAGAGGTGACAGGATTAAATATATTGTAATAAAATGGAAATTGATTTATACTTATTTACCTGTTTTGCTGTAGCAGAAAAAGAAGTCTCAGATAATTATCAAATTATACTTCAGTCTTATGGATCTTGCCTTACAGACATCACATTCTAACTAAATTAACATGCCAGAAAATTGTTGGATGAAGGAGGTGATACAGGAAGATGGTTAtgagtatttttcaattcagatCTCATCCTCCCAGAGCTAGTTTCCTAAATCTCTATTCAgtacaaaaatatttgtttctccAACTGTTTTACgaatatacaggttgcacctccttagtccagcaccctgaggacatgagtggtcccaaatgagggattttgctggatgaggggaggctGATGCCCCCCTAAGTTCCTGCTCTCTGGCCGCTGCCACTGGTTCCCCGGCCGTGCCTCACTGCTACCAGCTCCCTGGCACCCTCAGCcttgtgtggctgctggggggatgTCGTTGTCCCTGCTCTGCATGGGGATGCTGGCTCtggcttgccctcctgccccagctctttgGTCCAGGACCATCTTTGATCAGAGAGTACCAGTTttaggaagtgcaacctgtactggCTTTTCCTTTGTCGTTTTCATTTTCAGCGCTCGCTAAGCTCCATTCTCTTGGGTTGAGGTGCTTTCTTTGAAGTTGGCATCAAGGTGTTGACTTTTTTTCTGTGAAGCCCACCACGGCTTGGGTCCCAGTTTTGTGAAACTACCAGTTgtgtgactttaaaaataaaaaaattctgtCTTTTGGCAGACAGTGATAATTGTGCACAACCTGTTGAAGAGGAAATGCACGGTTTCTTTCGACAGGCAGCAGTGAATCTCAAGGAGATAATTAAAATTCCTGGAGTTTGGGATCCTTTTGTGAAGTGTTACGTGGATGTAAGAGCACTTTTGCAAATATTACTTAAATTCTTCTTTCTCTTATTTTAGACAAAGTGGGTATGTCAAAGTGAAACATTTTTCGATGTGTGACCACTTGCAGTTAAGGTGTGGTTAGGAAATTGATTTCTGAAAtgcttccttttaaaataatgtgTGTTGTGTCTTTGTCACATCTGCTTGTATGTCTGATGAAAAGAAAATTTTATGCCTACAAGAACACCATAATTATGATAATACAAGCAGGAGACTACTATTAAAATCATTAGGGAAACTATATATATCTAGTTTCTCCAAGAGATTTTAGTAGTACTCCCCTACTTAtattctgcttttgtgtgtgtgtgagtgcgtgtgtgtgtgtatacataatacatatataataatatatataatgtgtattattattatatgtctgtatgttactgctgaTGATGCTGGAATTAGAGCAGGATTTGATTTTTCAGATCACAGATTGTTTTTGCAGCACAAACACAAAAATTCTCTTTTAATTATAAGCTGATTGTAATTGGCTCCTGAAGTCACAGAACAATGTGGAATCCCACAATCTGATTTTTCTGATTATAATTGCCAGGTCAACTAagttttaaaattgaatttaactTTAAAATAGATTTGAAACAGTTTGCTTTTTCTTAAATTGCTAATGGCACTTGATTTTTTTTGGGTGCTTGCTTTTGTTGGGTGCTTGCCTGTCTCAGCAGATTCTACC encodes the following:
- the TAF1A gene encoding TATA box-binding protein-associated factor RNA polymerase I subunit A isoform X4; the protein is MDSFVEQLKRGTEEFTEESDWDEPGVKTESCSLSTIYLPFLPRHILHPTAQGRKATGFQESKTACLNYIQDALLENQWQRAAEFMTAYLETLESTSVETQMAASEVVIISLQNRKLVIWRIGTEILCHHSKSSIEEFNYFAERIKNLGVKKYLKVCLEHAFHLLCNGLIDDAYQNLSMAEGWRYGEQTANQDKELKLIQAYKGMLDYYKWSEKRNAMLELDSDNCAQPVEEEMHGFFRQAAVNLKEIIKIPGVWDPFVKCYVDLLEFYEDYDEVRQVLSNYAYNSKFPSNPNAHVYLYQFLKRRGESKKTLMSVLKILHKIVPSHELMLEYNAMLQKSKKRKKHRLGLEVIFTVLDFAGWKEHVKAWHCLTKQIKQILEKLQIL